Proteins encoded by one window of Candidatus Obscuribacterales bacterium:
- the priA gene encoding primosomal protein N': MVEPNLGVQTLADVAIDIATPQLSNKLFTYRVPDFLIKETFVGSQVFVPFGGQELVNGFVVGIKQVEGAEAQGNYKDIAELLSSDPLFDANYIDFLYWLADYYGATLASVIAAAVPNDFAPRLKRIVKLLPEGESANGNLNSAAHKLLAPLKMSKEKALAMNTLKHKSNLGRSEFLKQISQLRKLNLISVEAEATDLAKPKMVNMVSLMKEGGNKRQAEILSSLAEAGGILEVPRLLEKASTTGATLKKMAELGLIKLFEKQVVRDPMQAIIEMDRAFGEVEKDKPTEKKKFDLTDNQARVLETLSAALKDKHSSEHAESKEEIPWLLYGVTGSGKTEIYLRLIQEALDLGKSAMLLVPEISLTPQLAERLKSRFGDKVAIWHSALSPGERFDTWQRLRAGSVRVLLGARSAILANMPELGLIVMDEEHDGSYKQSSPSPRYQAKRVALEKARRLGAMLLLGSATPDVSTYFDAKRNNRILNLPERIHKQEMPPVELVDMRIEAAEGNRGIFSRALEDAIAGCLELKQQTILLINRRGFASYVQCQACGDVVKCRNCSVSMVLHHGPQGYLACHHCGLTFGFKQTCPSCQAPFLREYGLGTQRVEHDLKELFPEARMLRLDSDITQKRGAFEAVLKQFARGEADILIGTQMVAKGLDIANVTLVGVLAADAAFNLPDYRSIERGFQLLTQVAGRAGRGHAPGSVIMQTYNPEMPALNWAKGHDYDAFVQEELSARKDLEYPPFSQLIRLVISGEDLTAVEAFADEIAEELAKHLEDLVSDSSIKVLGPSPCLIERLKQNYRHQLIVKNQMGEAGRALVVSFLKNKKVDKKITLAIDVDAYDFV, encoded by the coding sequence TTGGTTGAGCCGAATCTCGGTGTCCAAACCTTGGCTGACGTGGCGATTGATATTGCCACGCCGCAACTTTCGAACAAGCTTTTTACCTATCGTGTGCCTGATTTCCTTATAAAGGAAACCTTTGTCGGCAGTCAGGTTTTTGTTCCGTTTGGCGGACAGGAATTAGTAAATGGTTTTGTTGTCGGCATCAAACAAGTTGAGGGAGCAGAAGCGCAAGGCAACTACAAAGACATCGCCGAATTACTAAGCAGCGATCCGCTTTTTGATGCCAACTACATCGACTTTCTTTATTGGTTGGCTGATTACTACGGAGCTACGCTTGCGTCGGTAATTGCAGCAGCTGTTCCCAATGATTTTGCGCCTCGATTGAAGCGAATTGTGAAGTTGCTTCCCGAAGGTGAGAGTGCCAACGGTAATTTAAATAGTGCCGCGCATAAATTGCTTGCGCCTCTCAAAATGTCCAAGGAGAAAGCTTTGGCGATGAATACGCTAAAGCATAAGAGCAACCTTGGACGCTCTGAATTTTTGAAGCAAATATCACAATTGCGCAAATTGAATTTGATTTCTGTGGAAGCAGAAGCTACTGATTTAGCCAAGCCGAAGATGGTCAACATGGTGTCTCTTATGAAAGAAGGAGGCAATAAACGCCAGGCAGAAATATTGTCCAGCCTTGCCGAAGCTGGTGGGATTCTTGAAGTGCCGCGACTTTTGGAAAAGGCATCAACAACTGGCGCCACGCTGAAGAAAATGGCGGAATTAGGACTAATCAAATTATTCGAGAAGCAAGTAGTACGCGATCCAATGCAGGCGATTATTGAAATGGATCGTGCTTTTGGTGAAGTCGAGAAAGATAAACCAACTGAGAAGAAAAAATTTGATCTAACAGACAATCAAGCGCGTGTTCTTGAGACCTTAAGTGCAGCGTTGAAAGACAAGCACTCCAGCGAGCACGCTGAATCGAAGGAAGAAATACCTTGGCTGCTCTACGGCGTCACCGGTTCTGGTAAGACGGAAATTTATTTGAGGCTCATTCAAGAAGCTCTGGATTTAGGCAAGTCGGCAATGCTTCTTGTGCCGGAAATAAGCTTGACTCCGCAATTGGCTGAGAGGCTGAAGTCTCGCTTCGGAGATAAAGTAGCAATCTGGCACAGTGCCTTAAGTCCCGGTGAACGCTTTGACACATGGCAGAGATTGCGTGCCGGATCCGTTCGCGTTCTTTTGGGTGCGCGCTCGGCAATTCTAGCGAACATGCCCGAACTTGGACTTATTGTCATGGACGAAGAGCATGACGGCAGTTACAAGCAATCGAGCCCTTCTCCTCGCTATCAAGCTAAACGAGTTGCATTGGAGAAAGCGCGTCGCTTAGGCGCAATGCTTCTTTTGGGTAGCGCTACGCCGGATGTTTCCACCTACTTCGATGCCAAGCGAAACAACAGAATATTGAATTTGCCGGAGCGCATTCACAAGCAAGAAATGCCACCTGTTGAATTAGTCGATATGCGTATTGAAGCTGCCGAAGGGAATCGCGGTATTTTCTCGCGAGCATTAGAAGATGCAATTGCCGGCTGCCTTGAGCTGAAGCAACAAACAATATTGCTAATCAACAGACGCGGTTTTGCAAGCTACGTTCAGTGCCAGGCATGTGGCGACGTGGTTAAGTGTCGCAATTGTTCAGTGTCCATGGTTCTGCATCATGGACCGCAAGGTTATCTTGCCTGCCACCACTGTGGTCTAACTTTTGGATTTAAACAAACATGCCCATCTTGCCAGGCGCCGTTTTTGCGTGAATATGGACTAGGTACTCAAAGAGTTGAACATGATTTGAAAGAGCTTTTCCCTGAAGCTCGCATGCTAAGACTAGACAGTGACATCACGCAAAAGCGTGGAGCCTTCGAAGCTGTTCTTAAGCAGTTTGCTCGCGGCGAAGCGGATATCTTAATAGGCACGCAAATGGTGGCAAAAGGACTGGACATAGCCAACGTTACCTTGGTTGGCGTGCTTGCCGCTGATGCCGCATTTAATTTGCCTGATTACAGAAGTATTGAACGTGGATTTCAGTTGTTGACTCAGGTGGCTGGGAGAGCTGGACGCGGGCACGCTCCCGGATCGGTCATTATGCAGACATATAATCCGGAAATGCCTGCGTTGAATTGGGCCAAAGGTCATGACTATGATGCGTTTGTCCAGGAAGAGCTGAGCGCACGAAAAGACCTTGAGTATCCGCCGTTTTCTCAATTGATTCGTTTGGTGATAAGCGGCGAAGATCTGACGGCTGTTGAGGCATTTGCTGATGAGATTGCCGAGGAATTGGCTAAGCATTTGGAAGATCTCGTATCTGATAGTTCTATAAAAGTGCTTGGCCCAAGTCCCTGCTTGATTGAACGCCTTAAGCAAAACTATCGCCATCAACTGATTGTGAAAAATCAAATGGGCGAAGCTGGTCGTGCGCTTGTCGTCTCCTTTTTGAAGAATAAGAAGGTCGACAAAAAGATAACTTTGGCAATCGACGTCGATGCCTACGATTTTGTGTGA